A region from the Alnus glutinosa chromosome 5, dhAlnGlut1.1, whole genome shotgun sequence genome encodes:
- the LOC133869313 gene encoding cysteine-rich receptor-like protein kinase 44 isoform X2 encodes MCCLRLFLSLFFFLILIHPATRTVAQHCNNKNGNYTSNSTYGGNLKSVLASMSSNTEIHYGFYNFSAGEYPDKVNAIALCRGDISPEECRSCVNTASHDLLKSCPNQKEAIKWPDKCMLRYSNRDIFGVMESRPLLAYYNTGNVSDVEGFNRVLTPLLKRLRNSAASGNSTRKFALGSDYAPNFQTIHALVECTPDLDQTDCNNCLLAAEKIIPQCCNGKQGGKYVTPSCDLRYEIYSFYDPTAEAPTQPPVLPVSPTPVLLPPPTQGKKSNPSPSAIVIVMPIVVSVVLIICIGICYFYLGVRKPWKKVENEADDEISSVESLQFDFGTIKVATENFSNANKLGQGGFGAVYKGRLPNGQEIAVKRLLKPSGQGNLEFKNEVVLVARLQHRNLVRLIGFCLEGNERLLIYEFLPNSSLDKFIFDPIKRAILDWERRYKIIGGIVRGIHYLHEDSQLRIIHRDLKAGNILLDADMNPKISDFGTARLFVLDQTQGNTEKVMGTYGYMPPEYVMHGRFSLKTDVFSFGVLVLEIVSGTKISSFRKGESEEGLISYAWKNWREGTPLNLVDPTLRASSTTEILRCIHIGLLCVQENVADRPTMASILLMLNDNSITLSVPKKPAFLMDKSTISDMSSRREQNTRAIRSDQSRSRFVEASTNEASITELYPR; translated from the exons ATGTGTTGTTTAAGATTATTCTTAtccttgttcttctttctcataCTGATACACCCTGCTACTCGCACCGTTGCTCAGCACTGCAATAATAAAAACGGTAACTACACCAGTAACAGTACCTACGGGGGAAACCTCAAAAGCGTCCTGGCCTCCATGTCTTCCAACACCGAAATTCATTACGGATTTTACAATTTCTCCGCCGGAGAATACCCTGACAAAGTAAACGCGATTGCACTTTGTAGAGGAGACATTTCGCCGGAAGAATGCCGTAGTTGTGTCAACACAGCAAGTCACGATCTTTTAAAGAGTTGTCCCAACCAGAAGGAGGCAATCAAGTGGCCCGATAAATGTATGCTACGATACTCAAACAGAGATATATTTGGCGTAATGGAATCTCGGCCTTTACTTGCCTATTACAACACCGGAAACGTCTCAGACGTAGAAGGGTTCAACCGGGTGCTAACACCCTTGTTAAAAAGACTAAGAAACAGCGCCGCATCAGGAAATTCTACTCGCAAGTTTGCTCTGGGAAGCGATTATGCTCCTAACTTCCAAACGATACATGCACTTGTGGAGTGCACTCCTGATTTGGACCAGACGGATTGCAACAACTGCCTGTTGGCGGCTGAGAAAATAATTCCACAATGTTGTAATGGAAAGCAGGGAGGGAAATATGTGACACCCAGCTGTGATTTAAGGTATGAGATATACAGTTTCTATGACCCTACAGCTGAGGCACCGACGCAACCGCCAGTGCTACCAGTATCCCCCACACCGGTACTACTGCCTCCACCTACACAAG GAAAGAAAAGTAACCCATCTCCATCTGCAATTGTTATAGTCATGCCAATTGTTGTTTCTGTTGTACTAATCATCTGCATCGGCATCTGCTACTTCTATTTAGGAGTGAggaagccatggaagaaagTTGAAA ATGAAGCAGATGATGAAATTAGTAGTGTTGAATCGCTGCAATTTGACTTTGGCACAATTAAAGTTGCTACAGAGAACTTTTCAAATGCAAATAAACTTGGACAAGGTGGATTTGGCGCTGTTTACAAG GGTAGACTCCCAAATGGACAAGAAATAGCTGTAAAGAGGTTGCTCAAACCTTCTGGCCAAGGAAATCTTGAATTTAAGAATGAAGTTGTGTTAGTGGCTAGGCTTCAACATCGGAATTTGGTAAGGCTCATAGGATTCTGCTTGGAAGGAAATGAAAGGCTTCTAATCTATGAGTTTTTGCCAAATTCAAGCCTCGATAAATTCATATTTG ATCCAATCAAGCGTGCAATTCTGGATTGGGAAAGACGCTATAAAATTATAGGAGGCATTGTTCGAGGAATTCATTACCTTCACGAAGATTCTCAACTTCGTATTATTCATCGTGATCTAAAAGCTGGAAATATTTTATTAGATGCAGATATGAATCCTAAAATTTCAGATTTCGGCACAGCAAGATTGTTTGTGCTAGATCAAACTCAAGGCAATACGGAGAAAGTAATGGGGACCTA TGGATATATGCCCCCAGAATATGTAATGCACGGACGCTTTTCATTAAAAACCGATGtgtttagttttggtgttttagttctGGAGATAGTGAGTGGGACAAAAATTAGTTCTTTTCGAAAGGGAGAGAGTGAAGAAGGCCTTATCAGCTAT GCATGGAAAAATTGGAGGGAAGGGACACCTTTAAATCTCGTAGATCCCACATTGAGGGCCAGTTCAACAACAGAAATATTGAGATGCATCCACATTGGGTTATTATGTGTTCAAGAAAATGTGGCCGATAGACCAACAATGGCTTCGATCCTTCTAATGCTTAATGACAACTCTATCACTCTTTCAGTACCAAAAAAACCTGCATTTCTTATGGACAAAAGCACTATATCAGACATGTCATCTCGAAGGGAGCAAAATACTAGGGCAATACGGTCTGATCAATCAAGAAGCAGATTTGTTGAAGCCTCAACAAATGAGGCTTCAATTACTGAGCTATATCCTCGCTAA
- the LOC133869313 gene encoding cysteine-rich receptor-like protein kinase 44 isoform X1 codes for MCCLRLFLSLFFFLILIHPATRTVAQHCNNKNGNYTSNSTYGGNLKSVLASMSSNTEIHYGFYNFSAGEYPDKVNAIALCRGDISPEECRSCVNTASHDLLKSCPNQKEAIKWPDKCMLRYSNRDIFGVMESRPLLAYYNTGNVSDVEGFNRVLTPLLKRLRNSAASGNSTRKFALGSDYAPNFQTIHALVECTPDLDQTDCNNCLLAAEKIIPQCCNGKQGGKYVTPSCDLRYEIYSFYDPTAEAPTQPPVLPVSPTPVLLPPPTQGKKSNPSPSAIVIVMPIVVSVVLIICIGICYFYLGVRKPWKKVEIIVSDEADDEISSVESLQFDFGTIKVATENFSNANKLGQGGFGAVYKGRLPNGQEIAVKRLLKPSGQGNLEFKNEVVLVARLQHRNLVRLIGFCLEGNERLLIYEFLPNSSLDKFIFDPIKRAILDWERRYKIIGGIVRGIHYLHEDSQLRIIHRDLKAGNILLDADMNPKISDFGTARLFVLDQTQGNTEKVMGTYGYMPPEYVMHGRFSLKTDVFSFGVLVLEIVSGTKISSFRKGESEEGLISYAWKNWREGTPLNLVDPTLRASSTTEILRCIHIGLLCVQENVADRPTMASILLMLNDNSITLSVPKKPAFLMDKSTISDMSSRREQNTRAIRSDQSRSRFVEASTNEASITELYPR; via the exons ATGTGTTGTTTAAGATTATTCTTAtccttgttcttctttctcataCTGATACACCCTGCTACTCGCACCGTTGCTCAGCACTGCAATAATAAAAACGGTAACTACACCAGTAACAGTACCTACGGGGGAAACCTCAAAAGCGTCCTGGCCTCCATGTCTTCCAACACCGAAATTCATTACGGATTTTACAATTTCTCCGCCGGAGAATACCCTGACAAAGTAAACGCGATTGCACTTTGTAGAGGAGACATTTCGCCGGAAGAATGCCGTAGTTGTGTCAACACAGCAAGTCACGATCTTTTAAAGAGTTGTCCCAACCAGAAGGAGGCAATCAAGTGGCCCGATAAATGTATGCTACGATACTCAAACAGAGATATATTTGGCGTAATGGAATCTCGGCCTTTACTTGCCTATTACAACACCGGAAACGTCTCAGACGTAGAAGGGTTCAACCGGGTGCTAACACCCTTGTTAAAAAGACTAAGAAACAGCGCCGCATCAGGAAATTCTACTCGCAAGTTTGCTCTGGGAAGCGATTATGCTCCTAACTTCCAAACGATACATGCACTTGTGGAGTGCACTCCTGATTTGGACCAGACGGATTGCAACAACTGCCTGTTGGCGGCTGAGAAAATAATTCCACAATGTTGTAATGGAAAGCAGGGAGGGAAATATGTGACACCCAGCTGTGATTTAAGGTATGAGATATACAGTTTCTATGACCCTACAGCTGAGGCACCGACGCAACCGCCAGTGCTACCAGTATCCCCCACACCGGTACTACTGCCTCCACCTACACAAG GAAAGAAAAGTAACCCATCTCCATCTGCAATTGTTATAGTCATGCCAATTGTTGTTTCTGTTGTACTAATCATCTGCATCGGCATCTGCTACTTCTATTTAGGAGTGAggaagccatggaagaaagTTGAAA TAATTGTTTCAGATGAAGCAGATGATGAAATTAGTAGTGTTGAATCGCTGCAATTTGACTTTGGCACAATTAAAGTTGCTACAGAGAACTTTTCAAATGCAAATAAACTTGGACAAGGTGGATTTGGCGCTGTTTACAAG GGTAGACTCCCAAATGGACAAGAAATAGCTGTAAAGAGGTTGCTCAAACCTTCTGGCCAAGGAAATCTTGAATTTAAGAATGAAGTTGTGTTAGTGGCTAGGCTTCAACATCGGAATTTGGTAAGGCTCATAGGATTCTGCTTGGAAGGAAATGAAAGGCTTCTAATCTATGAGTTTTTGCCAAATTCAAGCCTCGATAAATTCATATTTG ATCCAATCAAGCGTGCAATTCTGGATTGGGAAAGACGCTATAAAATTATAGGAGGCATTGTTCGAGGAATTCATTACCTTCACGAAGATTCTCAACTTCGTATTATTCATCGTGATCTAAAAGCTGGAAATATTTTATTAGATGCAGATATGAATCCTAAAATTTCAGATTTCGGCACAGCAAGATTGTTTGTGCTAGATCAAACTCAAGGCAATACGGAGAAAGTAATGGGGACCTA TGGATATATGCCCCCAGAATATGTAATGCACGGACGCTTTTCATTAAAAACCGATGtgtttagttttggtgttttagttctGGAGATAGTGAGTGGGACAAAAATTAGTTCTTTTCGAAAGGGAGAGAGTGAAGAAGGCCTTATCAGCTAT GCATGGAAAAATTGGAGGGAAGGGACACCTTTAAATCTCGTAGATCCCACATTGAGGGCCAGTTCAACAACAGAAATATTGAGATGCATCCACATTGGGTTATTATGTGTTCAAGAAAATGTGGCCGATAGACCAACAATGGCTTCGATCCTTCTAATGCTTAATGACAACTCTATCACTCTTTCAGTACCAAAAAAACCTGCATTTCTTATGGACAAAAGCACTATATCAGACATGTCATCTCGAAGGGAGCAAAATACTAGGGCAATACGGTCTGATCAATCAAGAAGCAGATTTGTTGAAGCCTCAACAAATGAGGCTTCAATTACTGAGCTATATCCTCGCTAA
- the LOC133869313 gene encoding cysteine-rich receptor-like protein kinase 10 isoform X3, protein MKQMMKLVVLNRCNLTLAQLKLLQRTFQMQINLDKVDLALFTRLPNGQEIAVKRLLKPSGQGNLEFKNEVVLVARLQHRNLVRLIGFCLEGNERLLIYEFLPNSSLDKFIFDPIKRAILDWERRYKIIGGIVRGIHYLHEDSQLRIIHRDLKAGNILLDADMNPKISDFGTARLFVLDQTQGNTEKVMGTYGYMPPEYVMHGRFSLKTDVFSFGVLVLEIVSGTKISSFRKGESEEGLISYAWKNWREGTPLNLVDPTLRASSTTEILRCIHIGLLCVQENVADRPTMASILLMLNDNSITLSVPKKPAFLMDKSTISDMSSRREQNTRAIRSDQSRSRFVEASTNEASITELYPR, encoded by the exons ATGAAGCAGATGATGAAATTAGTAGTGTTGAATCGCTGCAATTTGACTTTGGCACAATTAAAGTTGCTACAGAGAACTTTTCAAATGCAAATAAACTTGGACAAGGTGGATTTGGCGCTGTTTACAAG ACTCCCAAATGGACAAGAAATAGCTGTAAAGAGGTTGCTCAAACCTTCTGGCCAAGGAAATCTTGAATTTAAGAATGAAGTTGTGTTAGTGGCTAGGCTTCAACATCGGAATTTGGTAAGGCTCATAGGATTCTGCTTGGAAGGAAATGAAAGGCTTCTAATCTATGAGTTTTTGCCAAATTCAAGCCTCGATAAATTCATATTTG ATCCAATCAAGCGTGCAATTCTGGATTGGGAAAGACGCTATAAAATTATAGGAGGCATTGTTCGAGGAATTCATTACCTTCACGAAGATTCTCAACTTCGTATTATTCATCGTGATCTAAAAGCTGGAAATATTTTATTAGATGCAGATATGAATCCTAAAATTTCAGATTTCGGCACAGCAAGATTGTTTGTGCTAGATCAAACTCAAGGCAATACGGAGAAAGTAATGGGGACCTA TGGATATATGCCCCCAGAATATGTAATGCACGGACGCTTTTCATTAAAAACCGATGtgtttagttttggtgttttagttctGGAGATAGTGAGTGGGACAAAAATTAGTTCTTTTCGAAAGGGAGAGAGTGAAGAAGGCCTTATCAGCTAT GCATGGAAAAATTGGAGGGAAGGGACACCTTTAAATCTCGTAGATCCCACATTGAGGGCCAGTTCAACAACAGAAATATTGAGATGCATCCACATTGGGTTATTATGTGTTCAAGAAAATGTGGCCGATAGACCAACAATGGCTTCGATCCTTCTAATGCTTAATGACAACTCTATCACTCTTTCAGTACCAAAAAAACCTGCATTTCTTATGGACAAAAGCACTATATCAGACATGTCATCTCGAAGGGAGCAAAATACTAGGGCAATACGGTCTGATCAATCAAGAAGCAGATTTGTTGAAGCCTCAACAAATGAGGCTTCAATTACTGAGCTATATCCTCGCTAA